A window of the Lolium perenne isolate Kyuss_39 chromosome 7, Kyuss_2.0, whole genome shotgun sequence genome harbors these coding sequences:
- the LOC127317899 gene encoding cyclic nucleotide-gated ion channel 17, with protein sequence MAYAMFGSRRVDDEMALNRQRTVRFHEERAKPTMPVYQKQPGLAARKLGVGNSGKSRIFVARPDLQYKIIDPTSDFILMWNYVFRIACFVALFMDPLYFYVPRIVNEARTQCVGKDRHLATIITVFRSIADLFYVIQIVIKFMTAYINPRSKLGVFGRGDLVTDPDEIAKKYIRSDFAVDLVASLPIPQIITWSVIPAIKYSWSGHNNDMLFLVALFQYILRLYLIVSLNSKIVKVTGAFSKTAWQGAVSNLLLYMTASHVLGALWYLLSVDRQTACWQQYCGDELSCHNKYLACNVKPDPIWANSTAIFTKCDASNKTGSFDYGMFETLLSNKTPSQRFLRKYVYCLWWGLQNLSCYGQTLTVSTYIGETLYAIFLAVLGLVLFAHLIGNVQTYLQSITARVEEWRVKQRDTEEWMRHRQLPHELRERVRRFIHYKWLATRGVDEASILKALPTDLRRDINRHLCLDLVRRVPFFSQMDDQLLDAICGRLVSSLSTKGTYTVREGDPVTEMLFIIRGKLESSTTDGGRTGFFNSIILKSGDFCGEELLGWALVPRPTVNLPSSTRTVKALVEVEAFALQAEDLKFVASQFRRLHSRKLQHTFRYYSHHWRTWAACFIQATWRRHKRRKLAKDLMMRESFSSMREDEDDAFPEHNLGRKIMTAARKGPDSHRELPKFRKPSEPDFSVEHED encoded by the exons ATGGCGTACGCCATGTTCGGGTCGAGGAGGGTGGACGACGAGATGGCGCTCAACAGGCAGCGGACCGTAAG ATTCCATGAGGAGAGGGCGAAGCCAACCATGCCTGTTTACCAGAAGCAGCCTGGGCTAGCCGCTCGGAAGCTCGGCGTGGGGAATTCAGGGAAGAGCAGGATTTTTGTAGCACGGCCTGACCTTCAGTACAAGATTATTGACCCGACAAGCGATTTCATCCTCATGTGGAACTATGTCTTCCGCATCGCATGCTTCGTTGCTCTGTTTATGGACCCTCTCTACTTCTATGTGCCTAGAATCGTCAACGAAGCTCGCACTCAATGCGTTGGGAAAGACAGACACCTGGCTACCATCATTACTGTCTTCCGGTCAATTGCCGATCTTTTTTATGTCATTCAGATTGTGATAAAGTTCATGACTGCATATATAAATCCGCGCTCCAAGTTGGGAGTTTTCGGCCGAGGAGACCTTGTTACAGATCCTGATGAAATTGCAAAGAAATATATCAGATCTGACTTTGCAGTTGATTTGGTGGCTTCGTTGCCTATACCACAG ATCATTACTTGGTCTGTGATACCAGCTATTAAATATTCTTGGTCTGGTCATAACAATGATATGCTGTTTCTGGTTGCTCTTTTTCAGTACATTCTAAGGTTATATCTCATAGTTTCCTTGAATAGTAAAATTGTCAAAGTTACAGGAGCTTTTTCGAAGACTGCCTGGCAAGGAGCTGTATCCAATCTGCTGTTATACATGACTGCTAGCCAT GTTTTAGGAGCATTGTGGTACTTGCTATCTGTTGATCGCCAGACCGCATGCTGGCAACAGTATTGCGGTGATGAGCTTAGTTGTCATAATAAATACCTAGCTTGTAACGTGAAGCCAGATCCAATTTGGGCAAATAGCACTGCTATCTTTACTAAATGTGATGCTAGTAACAAAACTGGCAGTTTCGATTATGGTATGTTTGAGACATTGTTATCAAACAAAACTCCCAGCCAGAGATTCCTGAGGAAGTATGTCTATTGCCTTTGGTGGGGCTTACAGAATCTAAG TTGCTATGGCCAGACATTGACTGTGAGTACCTATATTGGCGAGACATTATATGCCATATTTTTGGCAGTGCTTGGTCTTGTTTTGTTTGCCCATTTGATTGGGAATGTTCAG ACCTACCTACAATCTATCACTGCAAGGGTTGAGGAATGGAGAGTAAAGCAAAGAGATACCGAAGAGTGGATGAGACATCGCCAACTTCCTCATGAACTACGAGAAAGGGTGAGAAGATTTATTCATTACAAGTGGCTTGCAACTCGAGGTGTggatgaagcatctatcttgaaggctcTTCCCACAGATCTTCGTCGGGACATCAACCGTCACCTTTGCTTGGATCTTGTTCGCCGG GTCCCATTCTTCTCGCAGATGGATGATCAACTTCTGGACGCCATCTGTGGGCGTCTTGTATCTTCCTTGAGTACAAAGGGCACATACACTGTCCGTGAAGGTGATCCAGTCACCGAAATGCTCTTTATCATCCGTGGGAAGCTGGAAAGCTCCACCACAGATGGTGGCCGGACAGGCTTCTTCAATTCAATCATCCTGAAATCTGGTGATTTCTGTGGTGAAGAATTGCTTGGATGGGCTCTTGTCCCCAGGCCTACTGTCAACCTGCCATCATCCACCAGGACGGTGAAGGCACTTGTTGAAGTGGAGGCGTTTGCTCTCCAAGCTGAGGACCTCAAGTTTGTTGCCAGTCAGTTCAGGCGGCTCCACAGCAGGAAGTTACAGCACACTTTCCGCTACTACTCTCACCACTGGAGGACCTGGGCCGCATGTTTCATTCAAGCTACTTGGCGCCGTCATAAGAGGAGGAAGCTGGCCAAGGACCTTATGATGAGGGAGTCGTTCTCCTCCATGAGAGAAGACGAAGACGACGCTTTCCCTGAGCACAATCTTGGTCGGAAAATCATGACTGCAGCCAGGAAAGGACCTGACAGCCATAGAGAACTGCCAAAGTTTAGGAAGCCCTCCGAACCGGACTTCTCAGTAGAGCATGAGGACTAA
- the LOC127317898 gene encoding UDP-galactose/UDP-glucose transporter 7 has product MGLEAGEPSSILSLSSAFSYGVASMAMVFVNKAVIMQYVHSMTLLTLQQLATALFIHFGQSLGMSKRKDLSMATAKKLLPVSIFYNANVAFALASLKGVNIPMYIAIKRLTPLAVLVSGFLRGKGKPPTQVSLSVICTALGVLVAALGDFSFDLYGYSMALTSVFFQTMYLILVEKSGAEDGLSSMELMFYNSILSLPFLFFIIIATGEFPHSLSVLSEKTASVSFTVILIISLVMGIVLNYTMFWCTIVNSALTTTIVGVLKGVGSTTLGFVVLGGVKVHALNVTGLVINTFGGVWYSYAKYTQKKKMPRKIAPDEESHPHK; this is encoded by the exons ATGGGGTTGGAGGCCGGCGAACCCAGCTCAATCCTCAG CTTATCTTCGGCCTTTTCATATGGAGTTGCATCTATGGCGATGGTTTTCGTGAACAAAGCTgttatcatgcagtatgttcactCCATGACCCTCCTCACGTTACAG CAACTAGCTACAGCGCTTTTTATACATTTCGGCCAATCTCTTGGAATGTCCAAAAGGAAAGATCTCAGCATGGCAACAGCAAAGAAGCTTCTTCCGGTGTCAATTTTCTATAATGCAAATGTCGCGTTCGCTCTAGCAAGCTTGAAAGGGGTTAACATCCCTATGTATATTGCAATTAAGAGGCTCACTCCCCTTGCTGTTTTGGTGTCTGGGTTCTTACGGGGGAAGGGGAAACCACCAACACAG GTGTCACTTTCAGTTATCTGTACCGCCTTAGGTGTCCTTGTGGCAGCACTTGGAGATTTTTCCTTTGACTTGTATGGATACTCCATGGCTCTTACGTCAGTCTTCTTCCAG ACAATGTATTTAATTCTGGTGGAGAAATCAGGCGCAGAGGATGGTCTTTCCTCAATGGAGTTGATGTTTTATAACAGCATATTGTCACTTCCATTTCTGTTTTTCATCATCATTGCAACAGGAGAATTTCCCCATTCTCTTTCAGTGCTGTCGGAAAAG ACAGCTTCTGTGTCATTCACTGTTATTCTAATTATTTCACTGGTGATGGGTATCGTTCTCAATTACACCATGTTTTGGTGCACAATTGTCAACTCTGCCCTGACAACTACAATAGTAGGAGTTCTCAAGGGCGTTGGGTCTACT ACCCTGGGTTTTGTTGTGTTGGGAGGCGTCAAAGTGCATGCTCTTAATGTCACTGGGTTGGTGATCAACACATTTGGTGGTGTCTGGTATTCCTATGCAAAGTACACGCAGAAGAAGAAAATGCCACGAAAGATTGCACCTGATGAAGAGTCGCATCCCCACAAGTAG
- the LOC127313492 gene encoding mannose/glucose-specific lectin-like yields the protein MANVNMPSYHQSGPPSQGIVQKEHFLHLYVHQNYDEPNLNQRMVANPGFPNRVGELIVNDWVIRDGPSLDAAVVGRAQGLHTAAGMKQVDWFFCDNILFTDTWYNGSSIQFIGKYLEPTGSKGEWAIIGGTGEFACAQGVASYEVIQRNGSHVVMDLHIRALCLTFPQPNPVIPVDKTELLGGNGGDAFDISEQPKRLDSVTIRSGDVIDSIAFSYIDQAGNKKIAGPWGGNGGFSNTILLAPTEIVNKVFGTTGDFNNNTVVTSLTIVTNVNTYGPFGKEQGTPFSIPKENDKIVLGLFGRAGQVVDAIGAYVGPPAAN from the exons ATGGCTAACGTGAACATGCCTAGCTACCACCAAAGTGGTCCTCCTAGCCAAGGTATCGTGCAAAAGGAGCATTTTCTCCACTTGTACGTGCACCAGAACTACGATGAGCCAAATCTTAACCAGCGGATGGTGGCGAATCCAGGCTTTCCCAATCGCGTTGGTGAGTTGATTGTTAATGACTGGGTCATTCGTGATGGTCCTAGCCTCGACGCAGCCGTTGTTGGGCGTGCTCAAGGCCTGCATACTGCTGCAGGGATGAAACAAGTGGACTGGTTCTTTTGCGACAACATATTGTTCACCGATACATG GTATAACGGCTCAAGCATTCAGTTTATTGGGAAGTATCTCGAACCAACAGGGTCAAAAGGTGAATGGGCCATCATAGGTGGAACCGGAGAGTTTGCTTGTGCCCAGGGTGTCGCCTCATACGAAGTGATCCAGAGGAATGGGTCACATGTTGTCATGGACCTTCATATCCGTGCTTTATGCCTCACCTTTCCACAACCAAATCCAGTG ATCCCGGTTGACAAGACTGAGTTGTTGGGTGGGAATGGAGGGGATGCATTTGACATCTCTGAGCAACCTAAGCGTCTAGACAGTGTGACAATTCGAAGTGGCGATGTCATTGATTCAATTGCATTTTCATACATTGACCAAGCTGGTAACAAGAAAATCGCCGGTCCATGGGGTGGTAATGGTGGGTTTTCTAACACG ATCTTGCTTGCTCCTACAGAGATCGTGAACAAAGTTTTTGGAACAACTGGTGACTTCAATAACAACACAGTTGTAACATCACTTACCATTGTCACCAATGTTAACACATACGGACCTTTTGGAAAAGAACAGGGTACTCCGTTTAGCATTCCCAAGGAGAACGATAAAATCGTTCTGGGCTTATTTGGACGTGCTGGACAAGTTGTTGATGCCATTGGAGCTTACGTCGGCCCACCAGCTGCAAATTAG